In one window of Romboutsia hominis DNA:
- a CDS encoding helicase C-terminal domain-containing protein yields MDYMTKVLQGARRCIRTNRDKGVILLLDNRY; encoded by the coding sequence ATGGATTATATGACTAAGGTACTTCAAGGAGCTAGAAGATGTATAAGAACTAATAGAGATAAAGGAGTAATACTTCTCTTAGACAATAGGTATTAG